The following proteins come from a genomic window of Sardina pilchardus chromosome 1, fSarPil1.1, whole genome shotgun sequence:
- the LOC134076549 gene encoding NXPE family member 3-like has protein sequence FVLACRFLHWFLILAVGNLFVLLLLSYTFGCGKLLLGPHQQQCADRPDRLGSNETQTTLKGPTPALPVSGDPGFSPEEWDRIQQAIHWPEPDREISNASVCTSAAHSTFIINDFKQSYTVGEEVFATIFAKDFTSTPKRYGGDFFQAKAYSAKLKASVFGEVVDHQNGTYTARFRLPWAGPVTLAVRLIHSSEAVRILKQWRRNDADRIYFLNYFRGASQQLGGATVEEVVECNVKWPGVKLSPSLQGRCEYHDALTGLTWQCHKPPTLTCQDRVFHSGGGFNKRNHALEEVLMDSQHVNQWLTGDSRLIRVTGTNLSTVVSKPCKPGLPTPVPAGFYLNDVWTSLVCAARHFSVPDIAPCLRDKDIYFFGDSTIRQWFSYLNETVPTLNSVNIQTEPLMAVDLQNNVAMHYRTHGLPLHSGKIPVATLHYMSSEIDGLAGGSRTVVVLNLCAHFTSYPLTYYAYRVWLIRRSVVALLKRAPGTKVIIKTANTGYNKKHLYRSDWLTMQVDRILQEGFRDVGVYMVDVWQMTSCHYLEDNLHPFRLIVKNGVDILLSFICPR, from the exons CTGTTGTTGTCCTACACGTTCGGATGTGGCAAGCTTCTCCTTGGGCCTCACCAGCAGCAGTGCGCTGACAGACCTGACAGACTCGGCTCGAATGAAACGCAGACGACGCTAAAGGGCCCGACGCCAGCGTTACCGGTGAGCGGAGACCCGGGCTTCAGTCCAGAGGAGTGGGACCGGATACAACAGGCGATCCACTGGCCCGAACCTGACCGTGAGATTAGCAATGCAAGTGTCTGCACGAGTGCGGCCCACTCCACCTTCATTATTAACGACTTCAAGCAGAGTTACACAGTGGGAGAGGAAGTCTTCGCCACCATCTTCGCCAAAGACTTCACAAGTACTCCAAAACGCTACGGAGGAGACTTCTTCCAGGCCAAGGCTTATTCAGCCAAATTAAAG GCCAGCGTGTTTGGAGAGGTGGTGGACCACCAGAACGGCACCTACACGGCCCGGTTCAGGCTCCCGTGGGCCGGCCCAGTGACGCTGGCCGTGCGCCTGATCCACTCCAGCGAGGCGGTCCGCATCCTCAAGCAATGGCGGCGCAATGACGCCGACCGGATCTACTTCCTGAACTACTTCCGGGGCGCCAGTCAGCAGCTTGGGGGTGCcacggtggaggaggtggtggaatGTAACGTGAAGTGGCCGGGCGTGAAGTTGTCGCCGTCGCTACAGGGACGGTGCGAGTACCACGACGCCCTCACGGGCCTCACCTGGCAGTGCCACAAGCCCCCGACGCTGACGTGCCAGGACCGCGTGTTCCACTCGGGGGGCGGATTCAATAAACGCAACCACGCCCTGGAGGAGGTGCTCATGGACAG TCAGCATGTGAACCAGTGGCTTACCGGTGACTCACGCCTGATCAGAGTGACTGGAACTAATTTAAGCACTG TGGTGAGCAAGCCGTGCAAACCTGGACTTCCCACGCCAGTCCCAGCAGGATTCTACCTGAACGATGTGTGGACGTCACTTGTGTGCGCCGCCCGACATTTCTCTGTTCCAGACATCGCGCCATGCCTGAGGGACAAGGACATCTATTTCTTCGGAGACTCCACCATCAGACAGTGGTTTTCATACCTCAATGAGACTGTACCAA CTCTAAACAGCGTCAACATCCAGACAGAGCCCCTCATGGCCGTGGACCTGCAGAACAACGTCGCCATGCACTACCGCACCCACGGTCTCCCTCTGCATAGCGGCAAGATCCCCGTGGCAACCCTCCACTACATGAGCAGCGAGATCGACGGCCTGGCTGGTGGGTCACGCACCGTGGTCGTGTTGAACTTGTGCGCCCACTTCACCAGCTACCCACTCACGTACTACGCCTACCGCGTCTGGCTGATCCGAAGGTCGGTCGTCGCCCTCTTGAAACGCGCGCCGGGGACCAAGGTCATCATCAAGACGGCCAACACGGGGTACAACAAAAAG CATCTGTATCGCAGTGATTGGCTCACTATGCAAGTGGACCGGATCCTGCAAGAGGGCTTCCGTGACGTGGGGGTCTACATGGTGGACGTGTGGCAGATGACCTCGTGCCACTACCTCGAGGACAACCTCCACCCTTTCCGGCTGATAGTCAAAAACGGAGTCGACAtacttctctctttcatttgccCCCGCTAA